The Ischnura elegans chromosome 1, ioIscEleg1.1, whole genome shotgun sequence genome contains a region encoding:
- the LOC124168103 gene encoding glutamate [NMDA] receptor subunit 1-like → MSESGSDLVSPTAIAYAFGARLPIIGISSRQSALSDKGVFPSFLRVVPPNSHQADVWVRLLCRLQWRSTPPRIVFIHSADPEGRAALGRFQAATASPCPTTHRRHPPDPWTGLEDADGQLQTKAVIEFQPGLNSLEGELRGLKGSPAKVYILYSSQADAEVIFQDAAQLTTAEGVVWLVSESALGAKNVPVGALGLRLVGATEESYYLTDAVSVLTTALGNGDIAEDCLMSAESEETGPRLFRSMVNMSIQGVRGRVSFDENGDRRDAAYDVVNLQRTGEVHVGQYRYSAILDDMELWINEEKLIWPGNQRRKPQGNAMASHLRIVTIGESPFVYVRRLTITGTDGSSLYGNSNWDHEKNLRHEEHKDQRGGDGVSMQWIGNACFEDEVPCPRPQQQQSGEVWIEHFCCKGYCIDLLKELSKKLNFTYSLSLVPDGEYGSYVMKNKSGGDKKQWTGMIGEIVADRSDMIIAPLTITPERSEFMEFSKPFKYQGITILERKPSRSSTLVSFLQPFDNSLWMLVLVSVHVVALVLCLLDRFSPFSRYKSVPPPPTDASSATGTTAKRVSCTTIPKGVEAYTEEDALNLSSAIWFAWGVLLNSGIGEGAPRSLSAKVLGVVWAAFAMMTVASYTANLAAFLVLERPYAKPIGLQDAILLNRFGNLTAATVRGSAVEMFFQRQVELTRLHEDMAAMNYGTADEAIQDVRNGKLKAFIWDSSRLELEAAMDCELVTTGELFGQSGYGVGLQKDSSWTSAITLAILEMHEGGTMESLDKKWFAHLSKEAPGIQCDGIQPGESTPTSLGLKNMAGVFILVLAGIFGGAALLVIEVTYKRHHAKMLYRRELARYAFDKWRRVIVKRRYIRAAIAAQKQKQMTSNGTESMPLRSPQPQEWTFGTLIPSSVGTVGSMAAAAAKVDLIQQMSPRVENIDSFDSFDDIDDVSSYTSHSN, encoded by the exons GGAGTCTTCCCATCGTTCCTGCGCGTCGTGCCGCCAAACTCCCATCAGGCAGACGTGTGGGTGAGGCTTCTGTGTCGCCTGCAGTGGCGCTCCACTCCGCCACGGATCGTCTTCATCCACTCGGCGGATCCGGAGGGCAGGGCGGCCCTCGGGCGGTTCCAGGCGGCCACCGCCAGCCCTTGCCCCACCACGCACCGCCGGCACCCACCAGACCCATGGACAGGCCTCGAAGACGCAGACGGACAGTTGCAG ACAAAAGCAGTGATTGAGTTTCAGCCAGGGCTGAATTCATTGGAAGGAGAACTGAGGGGATTAAAGGGCTCACCAGCCAAGGTGTACATCTTGTACTCGAG TCAGGCCGATGCCGAAGTCATATTCCAAGACGCTGCCCAGCTGACCACGGCTGAAGGGGTGGTGTGGCTGGTGTCAGAAAGCGCCCTTGGTGCCAAGAATGTTCCTGTGGGGGCACTTGGACTCAGGCTAGTAGGAGCCACAGAGGAAAGTTACTACCTCACCGATGCAGT GTCTGTGCTCACAACTGCCCTGGGGAATGGAGATATCGCAGAAGACTGCCTTATGTCAGCTGAGTCAGAGGAGACTGGACCACGCCTCTTTCG GTCAATGGTTAACATGTCTATTCAAGGAGTGAGAGGACGGGTGTCATTTGATGAGAATGGAGACAGGAGAGATGCCGCATACGATGTGGTCAATTTGCAGAGAACTGGGGAAGTTCACGTAGGACAGTACCGCTACTCCGCC atCCTGGATGATATGGAACTGTggattaatgaagaaaaattaatttggccAGGAAATCAGCGGAGGAAACCTCAAGGAAATGCCATGGCAAGTCATCTCAGA ATTGTGACCATAGGAGAGAGCCCTTTTGTTTATGTGCGCCGACTGACAATCACTGGAACAGACGGTAGTTCCCTTTATGGAAACAGCAACTGGGACCACGAGAAAAATCTGAGGCATGAGGAGCATAAGGATCAAAGGGGAGGAGATGGGGTTTCTATGCAGTGGATAGGCAATGCATGCTTTGAAGATGAGGTGCCATGCCCACGACCCCAACAGCAACAGTCTG gAGAAGTATGGATAGAACATTTTTGCTGCAAAGGATACTGCATAGACCTCCTCAAGGAGCTCTCAAAGAAACTTAACTTCACGTACAGCTTATCACTGGTGCCAGATGGAGAGTATGGCTCATACGTCATGAAAAACAAATCAG GTGGAGATAAAAAGCAATGGACTGGAATGATTGGAGAGATAGTGGCAGACAGGTCTGACATGATCATTGCGCCACTAACTATCACTCCAGAACGGTCAGAGTTCATGGAATTCAGTAAGCCCTTCAAATATCAGGGAATCACAATACTTGAGAGGAAG CCATCAAGGTCATCGACCCTAGTGTCCTTCCTGCAGCCGTTTGACAACTCCCTCTGGATGCTCGTGCTGGTCTCTGTCCATGTGGTAGCGCTCGTCCTCTGCCTCCTCGACAGATTCTCCCCTTTCAGCAGATACAAGTCCGTGCCCCCACCACCCACAGATGCCTCATCAGCCACAG GCACCACAGCCAAGAGAGTGAGCTGCACAACCATTCCAAAGGGTGTGGAGGCTTACACAGAGGAGGACGCACTCAACCTCTCCAGTGCCATTTGGTTTGCCTGGGGAGTCCTGCTCAACAGTGGCATTGGAGAAG GTGCTCCCAGGAGTCTATCTGCCAAGGTTTTGGGTGTGGTGTGGGCGGCCTTTGCTATGATGACTGTGGCCTCATATACAGCAAACCTGGCTGCCTTCCTTGTACTTGAGAGGCCCTATGCAAAACCAATTGGCCTGCAAGATGCTATT CTCCTCAATCGTTTTGGAAACCTCACAGCGGCTACAGTTCGAGGATCAGCAGTGGAAATGTTCTTCCAAAGGCAAGTGGAGCTAACGAGGCTTCATGAAGATATGGCAGCAATGAATTACGGCACAGCAGATGAGGCCATTCAGGATGTGAGGAATGG GAAGCTGAAGGCTTTCATTTGGGACAGCTCAAGACTGGAATTGGAGGCAGCAATGGACTGTGAGTTGGTGACCACTGGAGAGCTATTTGGACAGTCTGGTTATGGAGTAGGCCTGCAGAAAGATTCCTCGTGGACGTCAGCCATCACCCTGGCAATACTGGAGATGCATGAAG GAGGTACTATGGAGTCGCTGGACAAGAAGTGGTTTGCACACCTGTCAAAGGAGGCTCCTGGAATTCAATGTGATGGGATACAACCGGGAGAAAGCACACCTACATCTCTAGGACTCAAA AATATGGCCGGAGTCTTCATACTAGTGCTTGCAGGCATATTTGGTGGTGCTGCACTATTGGTCATTGAGGTCACCTACAAGAGGCATCATGCTAAGATGCTGTACCGAAGAGAGCTCGCAAGATATGCATTTGACAAGTGGAGGAGAGTAATAGTG AAACGGCGATACATCCGCGCAGCAATTGCCGCTCAGAAACAGAAACAAATGACATCAAATGGTACTGAAAGCATGCCGCTGAGATCCCCACAACCTCAGGAGTGGACTTTCGGCACTTTGATTCCTTCATCTGTG GGAACTGTAGGATCCATGGCTGCCGCAGCTGCCAAAGTGGATTTGATTCAACAAATGTCACCACGAGTGGAGAATATAGATTCTTTTGATTCCTTCGATGACATTGATGATGTCTCCTCGTACACCTCTCACTCCAACTGA